AGCTCCTTGAGATCGTCGGCCTCGAGCTCGAGGTCGTGCCAGACGCCCTTCTCCTTCTTCCGCGCGTCCAGGAGCTTATGGAACTCGTTCGCGTCGAGCCCCATCACGACGTCGGCGTACATCATGATGAGACGCCGGTAGCTGTCGTAGACGAAGCGCTCGTTGCCGGTCTTCTTGATGAGACCGTCGACGGTCCTGGCGGAGAGCCCTATGTTCAGGACCGTGTCCATCATCCCGGGCATGGAGACGCGGGCGCCGGAGCGGACGGAGAAGAGAAGCGGGTCTTCGTTGTCCCCGAACGTCATCCCCATCACATCCTCGACCCTGGCGATCGCATCGGAGACCTCCTGCTCGAGTCCGTCGGGGAACTCCCCGTCGTGCTCCATGTAGTAGGTGCAGACCTGGGTCGAGATGGTGAACCCGGCGGGCACGGGAATCCCGAGATTGGACATCTCGGCGAGGTTGGCCCCCTTACCGCCCAGCAGGTTCTTCATCTCGCCGCGGCCGTCCGCCTCGCCGCCGCCGAAGGAATAGACTCTCTTCTGCTTCACGTGGGTGCTCCTTTCAGGTCATCTCTGGGTCCATCCGTCCCGGAGTCCGGCGCGAGGGAGCGTCCGGCCTCCGAACCCAACACACTAGCACGGCCCACCCGCTCAGGCAATTCAGAACGGGCCTGCCGATGTGAGGAGTCTGTGCCTGTTGTGTGAGGTTCGTGCCGGTTGAGCGGGTCCACCCGGGGGGATGGCCCCCCGCGAGCGTTAGTGGGTGGTCTTCTCGCGGTCCTTCTCCGTGATGAGCTCCTCGACCGGAGGCTCCTTCCGCCTCGCCTCCTGCCGGACCATCCGGCGGAAGCGGGCCTCGCGGCGGATCTGCGAGACGATCATCTGGCGCAGCGTCGCGCCCGGAGGGCAATCACCGTAGATGATCGTGTCGGTCGCGCCGACGAGGTACGCCAGCTCCTCGCGGAGGTCGCTCTTCAGTGTCCGCGCGTTCTTGCGGTGTTGCTCGAGGATGACGTTGCCGACGTAGGCCGCGATGCCGTAGCTCAGGAGCACGTAGACGAGACCGTGCGGGGTGATCTGCCCGAGCATCTGTCCCGTGAAGAAGAGCGTTACGCCCCACAGCACGACGACGGTCAGACGTGGTGAGAGACCGAACCTGATGAGTCTGTGGTGCACGTGCGACCGGTCTGGCGTCATAACGCCGCGTCCCGACCTCGCCCGGCGGGCGATGGTGGTGACGACGTCGAACGCGGGAACCGTCATCGCGGCCAGGGTCACGAGCAGCGCGTTGCTCGCAGCATCCGAGCCGGAGCCGACGATGGCCCCTCCCGCGATGAAGAACCCGAGCACCATGCTCCCGGCATCACCGAGGTAGACGTTTCCCTCGCGGAAATTGTGCAGCAGGAACCCGATCGTGCTCCCGAGCACGGCGCCT
The window above is part of the Candidatus Effluviviaceae Genus V sp. genome. Proteins encoded here:
- a CDS encoding pyruvate, phosphate dikinase (catalyzes the formation of phosphoenolpyruvate from pyruvate), which translates into the protein MKNLLGGKGANLAEMSNLGIPVPAGFTISTQVCTYYMEHDGEFPDGLEQEVSDAIARVEDVMGMTFGDNEDPLLFSVRSGARVSMPGMMDTVLNIGLSARTVDGLIKKTGNERFVYDSYRRLIMMYADVVMGLDANEFHKLLDARKKEKGVWHDLELEADDLKEL